One Pecten maximus chromosome 16, xPecMax1.1, whole genome shotgun sequence DNA window includes the following coding sequences:
- the LOC117345365 gene encoding beta-microseminoprotein-like has translation MSALWIIALVCAMSMRVESSCMLALPGPDGAGCTYRGHHIAAGDTYRDMDSCMSCSCGTDSSMQCCGFGHAAGVFSLPDGCFMLKDGCDFKIVSSQNHLQPCQFSIVG, from the exons ATGTCGGCTCTTTGGATTATTGCGTTAGTTTGTGCCATGTCCATGAGAGTGGAATCCTCCTGTATGTTGGCCCTCCCTGGCC CCGATGGTGCCGGGTGTACCTATAGAGGACATCACATTGCGGCGGGCGATACCTACAGGGACATGGACAGTTGCATGTCGTGCAGCTGTGGTACAGATAGCAGCATGCAGTGCTGTGG ttttggtcACGCAGCTGGCGTGTTTTCCCTACCTGATGGCTGTTTTATGCTAAAAGATGGATGTGATTTCAAAATCGTAAGCTCCCAAAACCATTTACAGCCTTGTCAATTCTCCATTGTCGGGTGA